The proteins below come from a single Zea mays cultivar B73 chromosome 8, Zm-B73-REFERENCE-NAM-5.0, whole genome shotgun sequence genomic window:
- the LOC103636673 gene encoding UDP-glycosyltransferase 88F3, translated as MGSVVVLYSWMVRGHLHPMVQLADRLAGHGVPITMAIADVPSSSESHDTVARLSATYPSVSFHLLQAATARSGDEADPDADPFITLIADLRATNPALLAFVRSLPSVKALVIDFFCGCALDAAAEVGLPAYLFFTSGASPLSVYLHIPVMRPDVSFGDMGRSLLHFPGVHPVPASDLPEVLLLGPRNEQYRATIGLFEQLPRAKGILANTFEWLEPRAVRAIEQGSPRPGEPVPRLFCVGPLVGEERGGDGKHNECLTWLDARPARSVVFLCFGSASSLPAEQLREIALGLERSGHAFLWAVRAPVAPDADSTKRFEGRGDAALEALLPDGFLDRTRGRGLVVPTWAPQVEVLRQPAIAAFVTHCGWNSTLEAVTAGVPMVCWPMYAEQRLNKVFVAEGMKLGVVMEGYDEAMVKAEEVEAKVRLVMESQQGEELRGRLAVAKDEAAAAALETAGSSKAALDDFISNLQISRNQ; from the coding sequence ATGGGCAGCGTCGTGGTGCTGTACTCATGGATGGTCCGTGGCCACCTCCACCCCATGGTGCAGCTCGCCGACCGCTTGGCGGGACACGGCGTTCCCATCACCATGGCAATTGCCGACGTCCCGTCATCCAGCGAGTCCCATGACACCGTCGCCCGTCTCTCTGCCACCTACCCCTCCGTCTCCTTCCATCTCCTCCAGGCGGCAACAGCCCGCTCCGGCGACGAGGCCGACCCCGACGCCGACCCCTTCATCACGCTCATCGCCGACCTCCGCGCCACCAACCCCGCGCTCCTCGCGTTCGTGAGGTCCCTCCCGTCCGTGAAGGCACTCGTCATCGACTTCTTCTGCGGGTGCGCGCTCGACGCCGCCGCGGAGGTCGGACTCCCGGCCTACCTGTTCTTCACGTCCGGCGCGTCCCCGCTTTCTGTCTATCTGCACATCCCCGTCATGCGGCCCGACGTCTCCTTTGGGGACATGGGGCGCTCGTTGCTACACTTCCCCGGTGTGCACCCAGTTCCTGCCTCGGACTTGCCTGAGGTCCTCCTCCTCGGTCCTCGCAACGAGCAGTACAGGGCAACCATTGGTCTCTTCGAGCAGCTGCCCAGAGCGAAGGGCATACTAGCGAACACGTTCGAGTGGTTAGAGCCCCGCGCCGTGAGGGCAATCGAGCAGGGCAGCCCCCGCCCCGGTGAGCCAGTGCCGAGGCTGTTCTGCGTCGGCCCGTTAGTGGGCGAGGAGAGGGGAGGAGACGGGAAGCACAACGAGTGCTTGACGTGGCTGGACGCGCGGCCTGCGCGGAGCGTGGTCTTCCTCTGCTTCGGGAGCGCTAGCTCGTTGCCGGCAGAGCAgctgcgggagatcgcgctggggCTGGAGAGGAGCGGGCACGCCTTCCTCTGGGCCGTGCGCGCGCCAGTCGCGCCCGACGCCGACTCGACGAAGCGGTTCGAGGGCCGGGGCGACGCGGCGCTGGAGGCGCTGCTCCCGGATGGGTTCCTGGACAGGACGCGCGGGCGCGGTCTGGTGGTGCCGACGTGGGCGCCGCAGGTGGAGGTGCTGCGGCAACCGGCGATCGCGGCGTTCGTGACCCACTGCGGGTGGAACTCGACGCTGGAGGCGGTCACGgcgggcgtgccgatggtgtgctgGCCGATGTACGCGGAGCAGCGGCTGAACAAGGTGTTCGTCGCGGAGGGGATGAAGCTCGGCGTGGTGATGGAGGGTTACGACGAGGCCATGGTGAAGGCGGAGGAGGTGGAGGCCAAGGTCAGGCTGGTCATGGAGTCCCAGCAGGGAGAGGAGCTCAGGGGCAGGCTGGCGGTGGCGAAGGatgaggccgccgccgccgcgctggAGACGGCCGGATCGTCAAAGGCAGCGTTAGATGACTTCATCAGCAACCTGCAAATTTCGAGGAACCAGTGA
- the LOC103636674 gene encoding LOW QUALITY PROTEIN: UDP-glycosyltransferase 1-like (The sequence of the model RefSeq protein was modified relative to this genomic sequence to represent the inferred CDS: inserted 1 base in 1 codon), producing MRCVGIKSKAPNIHKLTRKLQMATPSESPDNKAEKLVVIYVPALTISHLFSSVELGELLAAHSLGVSIVVCGRTADTAAGSFAEGLAAAHPQLSFHLLPHVTRPRDVPAHDHVAQTIGLARASDSDLREFLRVASPSPSALVLDFFCGSAVDVGAELGIPTYFFFTSSISGLAELLYHAFALIHEQASPGISHQNLGGELLHVPGIPPISVDDFPAAWHDRDSLGNRLFLTLPDQMCSSHGIVVNSFRSLEPRTTDAIVAGLCTPPGRRTPPLHCVGPVIKKEEAGAHGHECLAWLDAQPEASVVFLCFGSMGRLSAEQTRHVARGLEMSGQRFLWVVRRPPXLDALLPEVRTKGKGLVVDAWAPQRRVLAHGAVGGFVTHCGWNSVLEAIMGGVPMLAWPMYAEQRMNKVFLVEELRLAVALEGYDKEMVKDEEVAAKVKWLMETDGGGELRERARAAMREAKKALSDGGESSTALLELVRQWKM from the exons ATGCGATGCGTCGGTATCAAAAGCAAAGCGCCCAACATTCACAAGCTCACAAGGAAACTGCAAATGGCGACCCCATCCGAGAGCCCAGACAATAAGGCAGAGAAGCTCGTGGTCATCTACGTCCCGGCGCTGACGATCAGCCACCTGTTCTCCTCGGTGGAGCTCGGCGAGCTGCTCGCAGCGCACAGCCTCGGGGTCTCCATCGTTGTCTGCGGCCGGACAGCCGACACGGCCGCCGGTTCATTTGCCGAAGGCCTCGCGGCTGCGCACCCCCAGCTCTCCTTTCACCTCCTACCGCACGTCACGCGCCCGCGCGACGTGCCTGCCCACGATCACGTGGCGCAGACCATCGGGCTCGCCCGCGCCTCCGACTCTGACCTCCGCGAATTCCTCCGTGTCGCCTCCCCTTCCCCGTCCGCCCTCGTGCTGGACTTCTTCTGCGGCAGCGCCGTGGACGTCGGCGCCGAGCTGGGCATCCCCACGTACTTTTTCTTTACCTCATCCATCTCCGGCCTGGCGGAACTGCTATACCACGCCTTCGCCTTGATCCACGAACAAGCATCTCCTGGTATCTCCCACCAGAACCTCGGGGGTGAACTTTTGCACGTTCCGGGTATCCCGCCGATATCCGTGGATGACTTCCCGGCGGCATGGCACGACCGCGACAGCCTTGGCAACAGACTCTTCCTCACCCTACCCGACCAGATGTGCAGTTCTCACGGCATTGTCGTGAACAGCTTCCGCTCATTGGAACCACGCACCACCGATGCCATCGTGGCTGGCCTCTGCACGCCGCCGGGGAGACGTACGCCACCGCTGCACTGCGTCGGTCCAGTGATAAAGAAGGAAGAGGCTGGCGCGCACGGGCACGAGTGCCTGGCGTGGCTAGACGCCCAGCCGGAGGCCAGCGTCGTGTTCCTCTGCTTCGGCAGCATGGGCCGGCTCAGCGCGGAGCAGACGAGGCACGTGGCGCGCGGGCTGGAGATGAGCGGGCAACGGTTCCTGTGGGTTGTGCGGCGCCCGC ACCTCGACGCGCTCCTCCCCGAGGTGCGCACCAAGGGCAAGGGGCTGGTGGTCGACGCGTGGGCGCCGCAGCGCCGGGTGCTGGCCCACGGCGCCGTCGGCGGGTTCGTGACGCACTGCGGCTGGAACTCGGTGCTGGAGGCGATCATGGGCGGCGTGCCGATGCTGGCGTGGCCGATGTACGCCGAGCAGCGGATGAACAAGGTGTTCCTGGTCGAGGAACTGCGCCTCGCCGTGGCTCTGGAAGGGTACGACAAGGAGATGGTCAAGGACGAGGAGGTAGCTGCCAAGGTGAAGTGGCTAATGGAGACGGACGGCGGCGGGGAGCTTCGTGAGCGGGCACGGGCGGCGATGCGGGAGGCGAAGAAGGCGCTGAGCGACGGCGGAGAGTCTAGCACTGCGCTGTTGGAGCTCGTAAGGCAGTGGAAAATGTGA